The sequence below is a genomic window from Paenibacillus sp. DCT19.
ATTAATTTTTTGCGACCAAAGCGATCAGCCCATTGTCCGCCGAGCGGTGAAAATAAAAATTGAGCCGCCCCAAAGGCAGCTACCAAAAATCCAGCGACTGTACCTCCGGCATGAAATAACTTCAAATACTCTGGCAATATAGGGATAAGCATGCCTTGCCCTAATAAAGCGATAAACAGATTTAACATTAGAATCAAAAGTGGAAAACGGACAGATTTTGGCAATGTACCCATGAACGTATATTTCTCCTTTGTTTACACAGTGTTAACCTTTACGATATGTAAACCATGATAATGCAGTATAATTGATTTTGTAAATCATTTTTTTGGGGAAGGATGAGCCTTATTGATCGACCATAACAATCTTGAAGAGTACCGCGATCCGATGAATTATGACCTTGAGTTCGGCGGTGAGATGCACAAACACGATTTTTATCTAGACATGGCAAGATCTAATCCTGGGAAAGTGCTGGATCTCGCTTGTGGTACGGGAATGACCACGATTCATCTGGCTCGTGCAGGGATTGATATTACTGGAGTGGATATAGCTGCTTCGATGCTGGCATATGCACGTGTAAAGGCTGAGGGGCTGCCGGTGGAGTTTATCGAGGCGGATGCTCGCACTTTCGAATCTGATCAGCGTTATACAATGATCTATTTGACCGGAAACGCCTTTCAGGCATTCTTGAGCGATGAAGATCAGTTGGCATTACTCCACACTGTTCATGAACATCTGGAGCCGGGTGGCCTGTTTGTGTTTGAGACACGTAACCCCGAAGGCAACGATCTAAGTGATGAAGGGGAAGAGGACTGGGGAACATTCGTCGATATCGATGGGATAACGGTTAAGGTATCTGGGACACAAACGTATGATGCAGACAACCAGATCATGCACTGGGTCACAATTCGAGATTGGGGCTACAGGCATACGACTTCACGCATCGCTTGTCGTTTTACGGATAATGCTACACTTCATCGCCTGCTGACGAGTCACAATTTCACGATAGAAGATCAATATGCGGACTGGAATAAAACGCCTTTTACCCCGCTGGCCTCATCCATCGTTAGTGTTTGTCTTAAAAATTAGATTGACGGAGTCGCCGCTGGGCGGCTTTGTTTAGTTTGAGCGAACGACAGTTTGTCATGGTACATGTTATGCCGATACAAACGTACATAAAGTAGAAAAAGCTGAACCAGATGTCCTTGATTACAGGATTGCAACATATCTTAAAGTGAAGGGCGATTCGCAAGGGTCGAGTGCCTTCAAGCACAGCCATATCATGGCAGATGGGAGAGCTGTAATGACGAAACGGGTAGTTCTGTTGGAGGATGGTACGGCAGAGATGAAAGGACTTATAGGCAGTCAAGGAGTCAGTCTTTCCGAGTTACTTCGTGCTGGCTGGCCTGTTCCGGCCGGGTTCGCTGTAACAATGGAATGCTGTCGCGAGTTCAATACCCGTCTTGGACATGGTTCTACTGATGCAGCTCAGGAGGTGGAACGTGCGATCCATCATTTGGAACAGCACACGGGTACGGTCTTCGGTGATGCCAAGACACCACTTCTACTTTCCGTTAAGCCAAGTGAAGTTCATTCCAATACGAATGAACGTGCGTCGTTCCTTTATGTTGGCCTTAACGATGTGACGGTGGAAGGGCTCGCTGAGCAAACACAAGATCGCTGCTATGCACTTTATTGTTATCGAAGCTTATTGCAGGACTTTGGTTACTTGGTACATGGAATCCCATATGAATTGTTTGGTGAATCCGTAGGTGAGCCTGAGATACAGGACGAACTTGAATTAGAACGCATCATCACCGAACACAAAATAATAATCGAAGTTCATGGTAGGACACCATTTCCTCAAGATGTGAAGTCTCAACTCAGTGAAGCACTGGGAGCCTTCTCTCATACACATTACAGTCCAGTTCTAGTACAGGTAATGGTGAACGGGGAATATGGCGAGCATATGAGTTCAGAATCAG
It includes:
- a CDS encoding bifunctional 2-polyprenyl-6-hydroxyphenol methylase/3-demethylubiquinol 3-O-methyltransferase UbiG: MIDHNNLEEYRDPMNYDLEFGGEMHKHDFYLDMARSNPGKVLDLACGTGMTTIHLARAGIDITGVDIAASMLAYARVKAEGLPVEFIEADARTFESDQRYTMIYLTGNAFQAFLSDEDQLALLHTVHEHLEPGGLFVFETRNPEGNDLSDEGEEDWGTFVDIDGITVKVSGTQTYDADNQIMHWVTIRDWGYRHTTSRIACRFTDNATLHRLLTSHNFTIEDQYADWNKTPFTPLASSIVSVCLKN